The genomic interval CCTCTCGACGAATCGCAACGCTCGCTGTGTCCTACTTATAGACCAAGCGATCAGAAGTACGATCATGGTCTATTTGTACATGAAGCCTTCCTGGTCGGTGAGATACCGGTTCCCGAATAACGATTTCCACATCGCGCTCAAGTGCTGTCAACAGACGCAAGAGACGCTCCATGGAATACTCACGAAAGTCCCCTCTTAGGAGACGCGAAACATCAGGTTGGGACAGACCGAGCAATTTCGCCGCCTCGACCTGCTTGAGTTCTCGCTGACGAATAATTTTGTCAATGCGGGTGACAAGCTCTGCCTTTAGTAAGTGAGCTTCGGCGTCAGGTCGCCCCAGGTCGGCGAACACATTACCACTTCCACGTTCGATTTCGATCTCTTTTGTCTTCATTGCTCTACCTTTCACCATAGACGTCCTTGTAGTGTTGTTCCGCTGTCCTTAGTCTATGTCTGATCAGATTAATCTCCTGCTTTGGTATTTCAATACCTCGCTCTGAGAAATTCTAAATGTTGAATCTGCCGAAAATGTTTTTCATTTTTGCTAACAAGAGTCAGGTCCTG from Gemmatimonadota bacterium carries:
- a CDS encoding helix-turn-helix transcriptional regulator, with the protein product MKTKEIEIERGSGNVFADLGRPDAEAHLLKAELVTRIDKIIRQRELKQVEAAKLLGLSQPDVSRLLRGDFREYSMERLLRLLTALERDVEIVIREPVSHRPGRLHVQIDHDRTSDRLVYK